From the Cucumis sativus cultivar 9930 chromosome 5, Cucumber_9930_V3, whole genome shotgun sequence genome, the window CCCctgtcaataaattttctggATCCGCTACTGAAgacaaatataaacatttaaaaaaattacaagaaagaagagaaagaaatatatgaaaaggaACTACAAAAcctgaaataattttaaaaatagtaagttttgtaaactttttcattttattacatGGGTAGATATTTTTcctatttgttatattaatgataattaacctgattattttattttatttttaacgttcaaactttaaaatttatttggaaaaaaatgtgttaattaaaattctatGAAAATAGACACATCCGCTAATCTCATAATTGAAAGACGTTATTTATAACATCACCCAAATAATCAGCCTGCTAGCTAACGAATAATTGTTGagtttgtaaataaaattaatattagtgTTAGagataaaatcaaataactaataagAGCCatcttaatattatatataatttgtaaacaatatataatatgattcGTATCAACTATGATCACCTTAAATTTATCACTTTAATGAAAgtataaacaaattttcaaatatatactttgaaaatcatatttaaacttATTGTGTATTTTCTTGTAATCAACATTCTGTTTGCTCAGAAGAGATAATCACATCAAATTAGCTAAAACAGAGACACAAAGCATCATCACAAAGGACAAGAGACTAAATTGCATCGACGCTCTGCCATCGCCAGCAATGCTGTCGTCAGTGACGTTGGTGGCGTTAACTTTGGCGAAAACCTCCATAGCAGTAATCAGTGGCGGTAACCCAACGGATGAATTTGCAGCGGCGAGTGTCACGTTCGCTGTCGACGCCTTAACATGTACCGGAAACAGAGTAACCACCGTACATTTATGAAGGCTAGTAGTGATTGTAGACATCAGCACGGAATCGATGAAGATATTGATGGTTCTACTGTTCTCGGAAGTGAAATTAAGCACTTCAGTAAAATAGAGAACGAAGTAAGCCAACTGGGAGGGCGAGGAGGATTTGGAGAAATCGATGGTGAGGATGATTGGAGAAGAAGCGTTGACGGATTCGATGGCTTCCTGTAAGACGAACAGGGGAGGATCGTTCTCCGGTGATTTGAAATCAGGAATCGCTGATACATTTATGCAATTTGGGGGAGTTGTTACCGATGTCCAAGCCCTCTCGTAATCGTCCACTGAGGAAGGACTATTTCTCGAGGAAACAGATGAGAATATCGTAAATagatgataaaatataatggtaaaaaataggttctcaaatttataaaaaagaaattttattccgtaacaaaattgtttaaaatatttttaaatacaaccaAATTTTACGTAGAAATGAGAGGTATAGAAACTATTATTCGAATATAAAttctttagaatttgaaaCTTAAGAAAGTGATACCATGATCTACGACAAGTCAAAAGAATTTAGTGCAAGAGTTTTAAGGAAGAAAGTGGAACGTTTGAgattttgatcatttaaattttatttattttaaagaatttataCTTCAAGATAATAAAAGCTAATAATAATACCCATGAACTTCTTATTAACTACTTAACACttatttatctaaaaaaaatatttctactAGTTTAGATAAATAGAacatagtaaaaaataaaataataaacaataatgaaaGCTTGTACGTCAGAAGttgagtgatttttttaaatataataattgtagGATAGAGAATTAAACATTTCACATCAAAGATGAAAAGTTATATTAACTATCATCGAGCTAAGATCACTTTAACCTTGGATGAACGTTAATtgtcattttattaaattagttgGTGTAAGATTTGAATTAGtagaataatttatatatataaacaattatattttttaaaaaattaattaattatattttaactctagaatgtttgaaataactcaataatacaaaatatttttttaggaaaattataaaagaaaatagaatattttacaaaatatttatcttttttaatgatttattttatgggtgtaaatagtttttcaaaattttgaaatttaatccaaataaataaaatatcccCCTCGATAAGTActacaaaaaaacaataattaga encodes:
- the LOC101203153 gene encoding probable LRR receptor-like serine/threonine-protein kinase At1g51810, with amino-acid sequence MEELVYTSERSGFMNLCLAQRKDGGVPFISSIQAIPTGDDLYSKMESNETFRLVARINYGRDDEFDPSSVDDYERAWTSVTTPPNCINVSAIPDFKSPENDPPLFVLQEAIESVNASSPIILTIDFSKSSSPSQLAYFVLYFTEVLNFTSENSRTINIFIDSVLMSTITTSLHKCTVVTLFPVHVKASTANVTLAAANSSVGLPPLITAMEVFAKVNATNVTDDSIAGDGRASMQFSLLSFVMMLCVSVLANLM